A section of the Lineus longissimus chromosome 1, tnLinLong1.2, whole genome shotgun sequence genome encodes:
- the LOC135485293 gene encoding uncharacterized protein LOC135485293 isoform X3: MSTPAEHEPRYKRVLNYHPDYLEVKQQKKQREVNVEYGKNACTGKFFIRVWKGDQNIEYINIDKDQFCGVQRWHFTKRNSGWKNTTVEKFFIAILLNHATYVFQQMNRDSISENKQQTANFLVELENVMKEDLGIKNWWKCVTCHSSNEQSQITLHLTKSALSMVDGKEHRPACLKRWDISEVKDCQGLDGDGSKFVVQFHSGCKLKCASGCKSQEIIKLMRATIRPTIPPRPKRKNAFRTYHSYGHTQNDEIENSYDQSGSNVCTLPSGWRPGGMTQSSEDNGHGNIWDFMSAVSENTPDQNHEEVEDCTGTSCGTGNKPITFESVERRKNPFVRQRSVCSGCYTESNCQISASFGNSRRSSSYGDLADIKDMDFTLWGNTEKVAGPQPLSKRKGSETRSTMKLKLDRITKRDQMSIRKSVHEATDTDTCDKGSLTKQVSIWEFEPHSKQTSDVVYTLKRMMDRKPPEKDTLGLPWVLYHTVCCKLIPDSSCPGLTKDWRFLAENIGFHNEDIQMIASFIYQTPIATPQDILLQCWQDRHNRWQGWYSPECTAKNLVKILEKMDRRDIAGIIKNAKKKPSLASALGLNKPFRN; encoded by the exons ATGTCAACACCAGCAGAACATGAGCCGCGTTACAAACGTGTGCTCAATTATCACCCAGATTACTTGGAAGTGAAGCAACAAAAGAAGCAAAGA gAAGTGAATGTTGAATATGGGAAAAATGCATGCACAG GAAAGTTCTTCATTCGTGTGTGGAAAGGTGATCAAAATATTGAGTACATAAACATTGACAAGGACCAGTTCTGTGGGGTGCAGAGATGGCACTTCACCAAAAGGAACTCGGGATGGAAGAACACAACTGTGGAGAAGTTCTTCATAGCGATCCTGCTAAACCATGCCACATACGTTTTCCAGCAGATGAATAGAGACAGCATCAGCGAAAATAAACAACAGACGGCAAATTTCTTGGTGGAGTTGGAAAATGTTATGAAAGAAGATTTAGGAATTA aaaattggtgGAAATGTGTTACCTGTCACAGTAGTAATGAACAGAGCCAAATCACTTTGCATTTAACCAAAAGTGCCTTGTCCATGGTGGATGGGAAAGAACATCGTCCTGCATGCTTGAAGAGATGGGACATCTCAGAGGTGAAAGACTGTCAAGGTTTAGACGGTGATGGATCAAAATTTGTTGTCCAGTTTCATTCAG ggTGCAAGCTTAAGTGTGCATCAGGATGCAAAAGTCAAGAAATCATAAAGCTGATGAGAGCCACCATTAGACCTACTATTCCCCCACGCCCAAAAAGGAAAAATGCCTTTAGAACTTATCATTCTTATGGACATACACAAAATGATGAAATAGAGAACAGCTATGATCAATCTGGTTCAAACGTATGTACTCTTCCTTCTGGGTGGAGACCTGGAGGCATGACTCAATCTagtgaagacaatggtcacggtAACATTTGGGACTTCATGTCGGCTGTCAGTGAAAATACTCCTGACCAAAACCATGAGGAGGTGGAGGATTGCACTGGGACGTCATGTGGTACAGGAAATAAACCCATCACTTTTGAGAGCGTCGAGCGCAGGAAGAATCCCTTTGTTAGACAAAGGTCAGTCTGCAGTGGTTGTTATACGGAGAGTAACTGTCAAATTAGTGCCTCATTTGGGAATTCACGCAGGAGCAGTAGCTATGGGGATCTTGCAGATATCAAGGACATGGATTTTACTTTGTGGGGCAATACAGAGAAGGTAGCTGGACCCCAACCGCTGTCAAAAAGGAAAGGATCAGAAACGAGATCAACGATGAAGCTGAAATTGGACCGGATAACGAAAAGGGATCAAATGAGTATCCGTAAATCTGTACACGAGGCGACTGATACAGACACTTGTGACAAAGGGTCACTGACAAAACA GGTTAGCATTTGGGAGTTCGAGCCTCACAGCAAACAAACATCAGAT GTGGTTTACACACTGAAGAGAATGATGGATAGAAAGCCTCCCGAGAAGGACACATTAGGTCTTCCCTGGGTGCTCTACCATACCGTCTGTTGCAAACTCATTCCTGACTCTTCCTGTCCTGGACTCACAAAAGACTGGCGTTTCTTAGCAGAAAATATTG GTTTCCACAATGAGGATATCCAAATGATTGCATCCTTCATATATCAAACTCCTATTGCAACACCACAGGATATTTTGTTACAGTGCTGGCAGGACAGGCACAATCGTTGGCAGGGGTGGTATTCGCCAGAGTGCACAGCCAAAAACCTTGTCAAGATCTTGGAAAAGATGGACAGAAGAGACATTGCAGGAATTATCAAAAACGCAAAGAAGAAGCCATCATTGGCATCAGCATTAGGTCTCAATAAACCGTTTCGAAATTGA
- the LOC135485293 gene encoding uncharacterized protein LOC135485293 isoform X2 — MLKDFPMSTPAEHEPRYKRVLNYHPDYLEVKQQKKQREVNVEYGKNACTGKFFIRVWKGDQNIEYINIDKDQFCGVQRWHFTKRNSGWKNTTVEKFFIAILLNHATYVFQQMNRDSISENKQQTANFLVELENVMKEDLGIKNWWKCVTCHSSNEQSQITLHLTKSALSMVDGKEHRPACLKRWDISEVKDCQGLDGDGSKFVVQFHSGCKLKCASGCKSQEIIKLMRATIRPTIPPRPKRKNAFRTYHSYGHTQNDEIENSYDQSGSNVCTLPSGWRPGGMTQSSEDNGHGNIWDFMSAVSENTPDQNHEEVEDCTGTSCGTGNKPITFESVERRKNPFVRQRSVCSGCYTESNCQISASFGNSRRSSSYGDLADIKDMDFTLWGNTEKVAGPQPLSKRKGSETRSTMKLKLDRITKRDQMSIRKSVHEATDTDTCDKGSLTKQVSIWEFEPHSKQTSDVVYTLKRMMDRKPPEKDTLGLPWVLYHTVCCKLIPDSSCPGLTKDWRFLAENIGFHNEDIQMIASFIYQTPIATPQDILLQCWQDRHNRWQGWYSPECTAKNLVKILEKMDRRDIAGIIKNAKKKPSLASALGLNKPFRN, encoded by the exons ATGCTCAAAG ATTTCCCAATGTCAACACCAGCAGAACATGAGCCGCGTTACAAACGTGTGCTCAATTATCACCCAGATTACTTGGAAGTGAAGCAACAAAAGAAGCAAAGA gAAGTGAATGTTGAATATGGGAAAAATGCATGCACAG GAAAGTTCTTCATTCGTGTGTGGAAAGGTGATCAAAATATTGAGTACATAAACATTGACAAGGACCAGTTCTGTGGGGTGCAGAGATGGCACTTCACCAAAAGGAACTCGGGATGGAAGAACACAACTGTGGAGAAGTTCTTCATAGCGATCCTGCTAAACCATGCCACATACGTTTTCCAGCAGATGAATAGAGACAGCATCAGCGAAAATAAACAACAGACGGCAAATTTCTTGGTGGAGTTGGAAAATGTTATGAAAGAAGATTTAGGAATTA aaaattggtgGAAATGTGTTACCTGTCACAGTAGTAATGAACAGAGCCAAATCACTTTGCATTTAACCAAAAGTGCCTTGTCCATGGTGGATGGGAAAGAACATCGTCCTGCATGCTTGAAGAGATGGGACATCTCAGAGGTGAAAGACTGTCAAGGTTTAGACGGTGATGGATCAAAATTTGTTGTCCAGTTTCATTCAG ggTGCAAGCTTAAGTGTGCATCAGGATGCAAAAGTCAAGAAATCATAAAGCTGATGAGAGCCACCATTAGACCTACTATTCCCCCACGCCCAAAAAGGAAAAATGCCTTTAGAACTTATCATTCTTATGGACATACACAAAATGATGAAATAGAGAACAGCTATGATCAATCTGGTTCAAACGTATGTACTCTTCCTTCTGGGTGGAGACCTGGAGGCATGACTCAATCTagtgaagacaatggtcacggtAACATTTGGGACTTCATGTCGGCTGTCAGTGAAAATACTCCTGACCAAAACCATGAGGAGGTGGAGGATTGCACTGGGACGTCATGTGGTACAGGAAATAAACCCATCACTTTTGAGAGCGTCGAGCGCAGGAAGAATCCCTTTGTTAGACAAAGGTCAGTCTGCAGTGGTTGTTATACGGAGAGTAACTGTCAAATTAGTGCCTCATTTGGGAATTCACGCAGGAGCAGTAGCTATGGGGATCTTGCAGATATCAAGGACATGGATTTTACTTTGTGGGGCAATACAGAGAAGGTAGCTGGACCCCAACCGCTGTCAAAAAGGAAAGGATCAGAAACGAGATCAACGATGAAGCTGAAATTGGACCGGATAACGAAAAGGGATCAAATGAGTATCCGTAAATCTGTACACGAGGCGACTGATACAGACACTTGTGACAAAGGGTCACTGACAAAACA GGTTAGCATTTGGGAGTTCGAGCCTCACAGCAAACAAACATCAGAT GTGGTTTACACACTGAAGAGAATGATGGATAGAAAGCCTCCCGAGAAGGACACATTAGGTCTTCCCTGGGTGCTCTACCATACCGTCTGTTGCAAACTCATTCCTGACTCTTCCTGTCCTGGACTCACAAAAGACTGGCGTTTCTTAGCAGAAAATATTG GTTTCCACAATGAGGATATCCAAATGATTGCATCCTTCATATATCAAACTCCTATTGCAACACCACAGGATATTTTGTTACAGTGCTGGCAGGACAGGCACAATCGTTGGCAGGGGTGGTATTCGCCAGAGTGCACAGCCAAAAACCTTGTCAAGATCTTGGAAAAGATGGACAGAAGAGACATTGCAGGAATTATCAAAAACGCAAAGAAGAAGCCATCATTGGCATCAGCATTAGGTCTCAATAAACCGTTTCGAAATTGA
- the LOC135485320 gene encoding lysophospholipid acyltransferase 7-like has protein sequence MSPDEWRYAIILISSVIFGQILRLTNGATRKKILSSSVGLTMVVSTCGWKSTHSLITAVVNSFIVKYLPNRYCHIASFIWCFSYLAFFRMTEIFGLPKMSGVVNAVQLLLTLRMVGLAFEVNESREYKKKLKKEEGNEELKLTVEYRDVDPSIPDMIMYGYCYIGLFTGPYFRYRTYHDMLHLKNSPKIDVVPALLAKIKVLPLSFAIFLLTAHYFDLEFASTEEFQERPFWYRLFYMVMVWLWFRTRMYCAWILAELVCVSSLLGAYPAVSLPRCGQGPTDLKALKALSDKDTEDIDYSFETIRNIDIHGCELAPGVRGGMKAWNKSVQYWLAAFVYRKFPMKSIRTTVTMAVSAYWHGLHPGYYLSFLSMPLFTMAQDDVTKAFRNDASPFQQKVVDTFLWFLWIRQVEYVSVAFLMLRFDWTIAYWSSIYYCMHVFTIFVIIVAKVFLVIKKPSANVEPAGKKDN, from the exons ATGTCTCCCGATGAATGGAGATATGCGATAATTCTCATTTCTTCTGTCATTTTCGGCCAAATTCTGCGGCTTACGAATGGAGCCACTAGAAAAAAGATATTATCAAGCTCAGTGGGGCTCACAATGGTGGTTTCCACGTGCGGTTGGAAGAGCACACACTCGCTTATCACTGCCGTAGTCAacagtttcattgtaaaatatctGCCAAACAG GTACTGCCATATTGCAAGCTTCATCTGGTGCTTTTCCTATCTAGCATTTTTCCGGATGACTGAAATATTTGGATTGCCAAAGATGTCTGGAGTTGTGAATGCAGTTCAATTGCTCCTGACTCTTAGG ATGGTTGGTTTGGCCTTTGAAGTGAATGAAAGCAGAGAATAcaagaaaaagttgaaaaaagagGAAGGAAATGAGGAATTGAAACTGACTGTGGAATACCGAGATGTTGATCCTTCCATTCCTGACATGATTATGTATGGATACTGCTACATTGGACTGTTCACAG GTCCATATTTCCGCTACAGGACGTACCACGACATGTTACACTTGAAGAATTCTCCCAAAATTGACGTAGTGCCAGCATTGTTGGCAAAGATTAAGGTTCTGCCATTATCATTTGCCATATTCCTCCTGACTGCCCATTACTTCGACTTGGAG tttGCTTCCACTGAAGAATTCCAGGAACGCCCATTTTGGTACCGCCTGTTTTATATGGTGATGGTGTGGCTGTGGTTCAGAACAAGGATGTACTGCGCTTGGATCCTCGCCGAGCTAGTGTGTGTTTCCTCCCTGCTCGGTGCATACCCGGCAGTGTCCTTGCCGAGGTGTGGCCAAGGACCAACAGATCTCAAGGCTTTGAAGGCACT CTCTGATAAAGATACAGAAGATATAGACTATAGTTTTGAGACGATTCGTAACATAGATATCCACGGCTGCGAGCTAGCTCCAGGTGTCCGTGGGGGCATGAAGGCTTGGAACAAGAGTGTTCAGTATTGGCTTGCTGCTTTCGTCTATAGGAAATTCCCTATGAAATCTATCAG GACGACAGTAACAATGGCAGTGAGTGCCTACTGGCACGGTCTTCATCCTGGTTACTACCTTAGCTTCCTCTCCATGCCACTCTTCACCATGGCGCAGGATGACGTGACAAAAGCATTCCGGAATGACGCCTCACCATTTCAACAGAAAGTCGTTGACACGTTCCTTTGGTTTTTGTGGATAAGACAAGTCGAGTACGTTTCTGTGGCATTCCTTATGCTGAGATTTGATTGGACAATAGCATATTGGTCCAGTATATACTACTGTATGCATGTGTTTACAATATTTGTGATTATTGTTGCCAAAGTTTTCCTGGTGATCAAGAAGCCAAGTGCAAATGTTGAGCCTGCTGGGAAAAAGGACAACTGA
- the LOC135497938 gene encoding NADH-cytochrome b5 reductase-like translates to MDQLGVEAKWAVPVASSDDLLPPKPEEPSQADCCGTGCIPCVFDIYDQELKLWEEDCRKVMEGASITKEETEADSSDSVLSLTEYRPFAIQSISVISHDTKLYRFSLPTNGCLGLQVGQHIIMRSRGLPSTVTRQYTPVSCVSLRGSFDVLIKVYPKGKMSQYVKDWKVGEEVYWRGPFGQLTYKQNQYKRIIMLAAGTGIAPMVQVIQHILDNEADETLVKLHYGCRSFADIILKYKLDEWSSYWNFSVEYFLSEDTEVNVIAKKKYCDRFHIGRISRHTIQQELGDLTLPSTLVLISGTKSFDKDMINFCTKTGLSQENIFKF, encoded by the exons ATGGATCAGTTGGGAGTTGAAGCTAAATGGGCTGTCCCTGTGGCATCCTCGGATGATCTTCTCCCGCCCAAGCCAGAGGAACCCAGTCAGGCAGACTGCTGTGGGACTGGATGCATTCCATGTGTATTCGATATCTACGACCAAGAATTAAAACTGTGGGAAGAAGATTGTAGGAAAGTCATGGAGGGTGCCAGCATAACCAAAGAAGAAACAGAG GCGGATTCTTCTGACAGTGTCCTCTCTCTTACTGAATACAGACCATTTGCAATTCAGTCAATTTCTGTCATAAGTCATGACACCAAACTCTACAGGTTTTCACTTCCAACAAATGGTTGTCTTGGTCTTCAAGTGGGGCAGCATATCATCATGCGAAGTAGAGGGCTGCCTAGTACTGTGACACGCCAGTACACCCCAGTCAGTTGTGTCAGTTTAAGAGGCAGCTTCGATGTTCTTATCAAG GTTTATCCCAAGGGCAAGATGTCCCAGTATGTGAAAGATTGGAAAGTGGGTGAAGAAGTCTATTGGAGGGGACCTTTTGGACAATTAACATACAAACAAAATCAG TACAAAAGGATTATCATGCTTGCTGCAGGCACAGGCATTGCGCCAATGGTTCAAGTCATCCAGCACATCCTTGACAATGAAGCAGACGAAACACTGGTAAAACTACACTATGGTTGTCGATCATTTGCGGACATTATTTTGAAGTACAAACTCGATGAATGGAGTAGTTACTGGAACTTTTCTGTTGAGTATTTTCTAAGTGAGGATACTGAGGTCAACGTTATTGCGAAGAAAAAGTATTGTGATCGTTTTCATATTGGACGAATAAGTCGGCACACGATTCAACAGGAATTGGGTGATTTGACACTGCCTTCCACTTTGGTGCTAATTAGTGGGACAAAGTCATTTGATAAGGATATGATAAACTTTTGCACAAAAACTGGATTGTCTCAAGAAAATATATTCAAGTTCTAA
- the LOC135485293 gene encoding uncharacterized protein LOC135485293 isoform X1, translating to MLKASIPSHSTLGKVVCRKIYNNNNFPHCCSLPDFPMSTPAEHEPRYKRVLNYHPDYLEVKQQKKQREVNVEYGKNACTGKFFIRVWKGDQNIEYINIDKDQFCGVQRWHFTKRNSGWKNTTVEKFFIAILLNHATYVFQQMNRDSISENKQQTANFLVELENVMKEDLGIKNWWKCVTCHSSNEQSQITLHLTKSALSMVDGKEHRPACLKRWDISEVKDCQGLDGDGSKFVVQFHSGCKLKCASGCKSQEIIKLMRATIRPTIPPRPKRKNAFRTYHSYGHTQNDEIENSYDQSGSNVCTLPSGWRPGGMTQSSEDNGHGNIWDFMSAVSENTPDQNHEEVEDCTGTSCGTGNKPITFESVERRKNPFVRQRSVCSGCYTESNCQISASFGNSRRSSSYGDLADIKDMDFTLWGNTEKVAGPQPLSKRKGSETRSTMKLKLDRITKRDQMSIRKSVHEATDTDTCDKGSLTKQVSIWEFEPHSKQTSDVVYTLKRMMDRKPPEKDTLGLPWVLYHTVCCKLIPDSSCPGLTKDWRFLAENIGFHNEDIQMIASFIYQTPIATPQDILLQCWQDRHNRWQGWYSPECTAKNLVKILEKMDRRDIAGIIKNAKKKPSLASALGLNKPFRN from the exons ATGCTCAAAG CATCCATTCCATCCCATAGCACATTGGGCAAGGTAGTTTGCCGAAagatttataataataataattttccCCATTGCTGTTCTCTGCCAGATTTCCCAATGTCAACACCAGCAGAACATGAGCCGCGTTACAAACGTGTGCTCAATTATCACCCAGATTACTTGGAAGTGAAGCAACAAAAGAAGCAAAGA gAAGTGAATGTTGAATATGGGAAAAATGCATGCACAG GAAAGTTCTTCATTCGTGTGTGGAAAGGTGATCAAAATATTGAGTACATAAACATTGACAAGGACCAGTTCTGTGGGGTGCAGAGATGGCACTTCACCAAAAGGAACTCGGGATGGAAGAACACAACTGTGGAGAAGTTCTTCATAGCGATCCTGCTAAACCATGCCACATACGTTTTCCAGCAGATGAATAGAGACAGCATCAGCGAAAATAAACAACAGACGGCAAATTTCTTGGTGGAGTTGGAAAATGTTATGAAAGAAGATTTAGGAATTA aaaattggtgGAAATGTGTTACCTGTCACAGTAGTAATGAACAGAGCCAAATCACTTTGCATTTAACCAAAAGTGCCTTGTCCATGGTGGATGGGAAAGAACATCGTCCTGCATGCTTGAAGAGATGGGACATCTCAGAGGTGAAAGACTGTCAAGGTTTAGACGGTGATGGATCAAAATTTGTTGTCCAGTTTCATTCAG ggTGCAAGCTTAAGTGTGCATCAGGATGCAAAAGTCAAGAAATCATAAAGCTGATGAGAGCCACCATTAGACCTACTATTCCCCCACGCCCAAAAAGGAAAAATGCCTTTAGAACTTATCATTCTTATGGACATACACAAAATGATGAAATAGAGAACAGCTATGATCAATCTGGTTCAAACGTATGTACTCTTCCTTCTGGGTGGAGACCTGGAGGCATGACTCAATCTagtgaagacaatggtcacggtAACATTTGGGACTTCATGTCGGCTGTCAGTGAAAATACTCCTGACCAAAACCATGAGGAGGTGGAGGATTGCACTGGGACGTCATGTGGTACAGGAAATAAACCCATCACTTTTGAGAGCGTCGAGCGCAGGAAGAATCCCTTTGTTAGACAAAGGTCAGTCTGCAGTGGTTGTTATACGGAGAGTAACTGTCAAATTAGTGCCTCATTTGGGAATTCACGCAGGAGCAGTAGCTATGGGGATCTTGCAGATATCAAGGACATGGATTTTACTTTGTGGGGCAATACAGAGAAGGTAGCTGGACCCCAACCGCTGTCAAAAAGGAAAGGATCAGAAACGAGATCAACGATGAAGCTGAAATTGGACCGGATAACGAAAAGGGATCAAATGAGTATCCGTAAATCTGTACACGAGGCGACTGATACAGACACTTGTGACAAAGGGTCACTGACAAAACA GGTTAGCATTTGGGAGTTCGAGCCTCACAGCAAACAAACATCAGAT GTGGTTTACACACTGAAGAGAATGATGGATAGAAAGCCTCCCGAGAAGGACACATTAGGTCTTCCCTGGGTGCTCTACCATACCGTCTGTTGCAAACTCATTCCTGACTCTTCCTGTCCTGGACTCACAAAAGACTGGCGTTTCTTAGCAGAAAATATTG GTTTCCACAATGAGGATATCCAAATGATTGCATCCTTCATATATCAAACTCCTATTGCAACACCACAGGATATTTTGTTACAGTGCTGGCAGGACAGGCACAATCGTTGGCAGGGGTGGTATTCGCCAGAGTGCACAGCCAAAAACCTTGTCAAGATCTTGGAAAAGATGGACAGAAGAGACATTGCAGGAATTATCAAAAACGCAAAGAAGAAGCCATCATTGGCATCAGCATTAGGTCTCAATAAACCGTTTCGAAATTGA
- the LOC135497946 gene encoding NFU1 iron-sulfur cluster scaffold homolog, mitochondrial-like yields MAARSSAFSIFRRFVGSSRLSGVTCTVSSTSRRSFTHLCRSRGIRPISCHRHRTLDLFSQPVPAATMFIQVQDTPNPNSMKFMPGKEVLESGTIDFPNVQAAHCSPLAKQLFRIEGVKGVFFGADFVTVTKTSEDIDWKVLKPEIFATIMDFFTSGAPILTEELPPSDTAVDPDDDETVIMIKELLDTRIRPTVQEDGGDIVYIDFVDGIVKLKLQGSCTSCPSSIVTLKGGVQNMLQFYIPEVKEVIAVEDDLDTVTQSEFEKLERDLEEPSR; encoded by the exons atggcggcccgTTCTTCTGCGTTCTCGATATTTCGACGTTTTGTGGGGTCAAGTAGGCTTTCAGG TGTCACCTGTACTGTATCTTCAACTTCAAGAAGGAGCTTTACTCATCTTTGCCGATCAAGAGGAATACGACCCATATCATGTCATCGACATCGTACCTTGGACTTGTTTTCTCAGCCAG TTCCTGCTGCCACCATGTTCATTCAAGTACAAGACACGCCAAATCCAAACAGTATGAAGTTTATGCCTGGTAAAGAAGTTCTTGAAAGTGGCACAATCGACTTCCCAAATGTCCAGGCGGCACATTGCTCTCCACTTGCCAA gCAGTTGTTCAGAATAGAGGGTGTCAAAGGAGTGTTTTTTGGTGCTGATTTTGTGACAGTGACCAAG ACAAGTGAGGATATTGACTGGAAAGTTTTGAAACCGGAGATATTTGCTACCATCATGGACTTCTTCACATCTGGTGCACCCATTTTGACAGAGGAGTTGCCGCCATCTGACACAGCGGTtgatcctgatgatgatgagacgGTCATCATGATCAAAGAACTGCTCGATACGAGAATCAGACCGACAGTGCAAGAGGATGGTGGAGATATCGTTTATATT GATTTTGTGGATGGTATAGTCAAGCTAAAGTTACAAGGGTCCTGTACAAGTTGTCCCAGTTCTATTGTCACGCTGAAGGGTGGCGTTCAAAATATGCTACAGTTCTATATCCCTGAAGTGAAAGAAGTGATAGCT GTAGAAGATGATCTTGACACTGTTACCCAGTCAGAATTTGAAAAGTTGGAACGAGATCTGGAAGAGCCTTCGAGATAA